A genomic stretch from Arachis stenosperma cultivar V10309 chromosome 3, arast.V10309.gnm1.PFL2, whole genome shotgun sequence includes:
- the LOC130965801 gene encoding probable CCR4-associated factor 1 homolog 11, with the protein MTRIDDERQQLQQPPRVFPMPPPIMVGFPPFYGVVQPRFVKRLPLLEPSPNSSVVIRQVWAANADSEFQIISSLIDKYRFVSIDTEFPGVVILPRNKNYRNLVPKETYQVMKANVDALKIIQLGLTLSDEYGNLPDLGTNNRTHYIWQFNFRDFNLMRDIHAKDSVALLRSQGIDFARNAVAGVSSLHFAKLAAASGLLFNKSLTWVTFHGAYDIGYLVKILTWGVLPKSLEEFLVLVKELFGGNTYDVKHVMRFCNGLYGGLEKVADTLHVDRVAGKGHQAGSDSLLTCHTFHKIRETYFLANDDGFREYVNILFGLEIAKA; encoded by the coding sequence ATGACAAGAATCGATGATGAACGACAACAACTTCAACAACCACCTAGAGTTTTTCCTATGCCACCGCCCATCATGGTTGGTTTTCCGCCCTTTTATGGCGTAGTTCAGCCAAGGTTTGTGAAACGGCTGCCACTTCTAGAGCCTAGTCCCAACAGTTCGGTTGTGATCAGGCAAGTGTGGGCTGCCAACGCTGATTCCGAGTTCCAAATCATAAGCAGCCTGATTGACAAATATCGATTTGTCTCCATTGACACTGAGTTTCCCGGTGTAGTCATTCTGCCCCGCAACAAGAACTACCGAAATCTTGTCCCAAAGGAAACTTACCAAGTCATGAAGGCCAATGTGGACGCGCTCAAAATCATTCAGCTTGGACTCACTTTGTCAGATGAGTACGGCAACCTCCCTGACCTAGGAACCAACAACAGAACTCACTACATCTGGCAGTTCAATTTCCGAGACTTCAACCTCATGCGTGACATCCACGCAAAGGACTCTGTGGCACTCCTACGCAGCCAGGGCATCGACTTTGCACGCAATGCAGTGGCTGGAGTTTCTTCGCTGCATTTTGCGAAGTTGGCAGCAGCATCTGGGCTGCTGTTCAACAAATCACTGACATGGGTCACATTCCATGGTGCTTATGATATTGGATATTTGGTGAAGATTCTGACTTGGGGTGTTCTTCCGAAAAGCTTGGAGGAGTTCTTGGTGCTTGTAAAAGAGCTgtttgggggaaatacttacGATGTGAAGCATGTGATGAGGTTCTGCAATGGCCTCTATGGCGGTTTGGAGAAGGTGGCTGACACACTTCACGTAGACCGAGTTGCTGGGAAGGGCCATCAAGCCGGATCTGATAGCTTGCTCACCTGCCACACCTTTCACAAGATTAGAGAAACTTATTTTTTGGCTAATGATGATGGGTTTAGGGAATACGTTAATATACTTTTTGGGTTGGAAATTGCAAAAGCTTAA